In one Myxosarcina sp. GI1 genomic region, the following are encoded:
- a CDS encoding GNAT family N-acetyltransferase, which yields MNQSYFDIKTATSQNDLIIAEHFYQMWLDLGFQEDAIAANWKETTLNYIDNARQNLQYQAFVAEVEGNIVGSVSCQLFDGLYPGIFKAEFRNYGYIWGVYVEKSYRHQGIGKELTSKTIEYLKSIGCTRAVLHASPQGKSLYESLGFAIGNQMHFDL from the coding sequence GTGAATCAAAGCTATTTTGATATTAAAACTGCCACTTCACAAAACGATTTAATTATTGCCGAACACTTTTATCAAATGTGGCTCGATCTCGGTTTTCAGGAAGATGCGATCGCTGCTAACTGGAAAGAAACGACGCTTAACTATATTGACAATGCTCGCCAAAATTTACAATATCAAGCTTTTGTTGCCGAAGTAGAAGGAAATATAGTTGGTTCTGTTAGCTGTCAGTTATTTGATGGTCTATATCCTGGAATTTTTAAGGCAGAATTTCGAAACTATGGTTATATATGGGGTGTTTATGTGGAAAAATCTTATCGACATCAAGGCATTGGCAAAGAATTGACTAGCAAGACAATAGAGTATCTTAAATCTATTGGTTGCACTAGAGCAGTTTTACATGCTTCCCCTCAAGGTAAATCATTATACGAAAGCCTTGGTTTTGCGATCGGCAATCAAATGCACTTCGATCTTTAA
- a CDS encoding glucokinase, with translation MMLLIAGDIGGTKTILRLVEVTEVTQTEKSFKTVKEAQYVSASFVDLVPMVKQFLATGNYSTPQAACFAIAGPVINNTSNLTNISWVLDSQRLSTELGIKEVSLINDFAANSFGILGLKDADLHTLQTGVKQGNSPIGVIGAGTGLGEAFLVPQGQRYLVFPTEGGHTDFAPNNKLEIQLLEYLQDKLATNHVSVERVVSGQGIVAIYQFLRDSNFVQESATVGDKVRTWEKETEKTIDPAAIISQAAFKQSDRLCVKTMEMFVEAYGAETGNLALKLLPYGGIYITGGIAAKNLLLMQDGRFINAYKQKGRVSNLLDNIPVHIVLNPQVGLVGSVLYALQSGKRESNLNS, from the coding sequence ATTATGCTCTTAATAGCTGGCGATATTGGCGGAACCAAAACAATTTTACGTCTGGTAGAAGTTACCGAAGTTACTCAGACAGAAAAGTCATTTAAAACTGTTAAAGAAGCACAGTATGTCAGTGCTAGTTTTGTCGATTTAGTGCCGATGGTAAAACAGTTTTTAGCTACGGGCAATTATTCAACGCCGCAAGCTGCCTGTTTTGCGATCGCAGGTCCCGTAATTAATAATACTTCTAATCTAACTAACATTAGTTGGGTTTTAGATTCACAGCGTTTATCAACTGAATTAGGCATTAAAGAAGTTAGTTTAATTAACGATTTTGCAGCTAATAGCTTTGGTATTTTGGGTTTAAAAGATGCCGATCTGCACACACTTCAAACTGGAGTCAAGCAAGGTAACTCTCCTATAGGCGTAATTGGTGCGGGAACTGGTTTGGGAGAAGCATTTTTAGTGCCTCAAGGACAGAGATATTTAGTTTTTCCTACCGAAGGTGGTCATACAGACTTTGCACCTAACAACAAGCTAGAAATTCAGCTTTTAGAATATTTACAAGATAAACTGGCAACGAATCACGTTTCTGTAGAAAGAGTAGTTTCTGGTCAGGGAATTGTCGCTATCTATCAATTTTTGCGTGACTCTAATTTTGTTCAAGAATCAGCAACAGTTGGCGATAAAGTTAGAACTTGGGAAAAAGAAACCGAAAAAACTATCGATCCTGCTGCCATTATTTCTCAGGCAGCTTTCAAACAGAGCGATCGCCTGTGCGTCAAAACTATGGAGATGTTTGTTGAAGCTTATGGTGCTGAAACTGGCAATTTAGCTCTTAAATTGTTGCCCTATGGTGGCATTTACATTACTGGTGGAATTGCCGCTAAAAACTTACTGTTAATGCAAGATGGACGGTTTATCAATGCCTATAAGCAAAAAGGCAGAGTTAGTAATCTTCTAGATAATATTCCCGTACATATTGTTCTTAATCCTCAAGTAGGATTAGTAGGTTCGGTGCTTTACGCCTTACAGTCTGGTAAACGAGAATCGAATTTGAATAGTTAA
- a CDS encoding tRNA-(ms[2]io[6]A)-hydroxylase, translating to MIDTTLASNTKFKILKQPSSEAWLQQTLANLDVVLLDHSHCERKAAGAAINLMFRYPAHHHLVRQLTAIAKEELEHFELVNQWLETRKISLAPLNSPPYGAKLKSQIRHAEPERLLDSLMVSALIEARSHERLNLIAEHCPERDLAKFYRSLVASEARHYGIYWLLADRYSEREILNQRLEELATFESEILATLHPEPRIHS from the coding sequence ATGATAGATACAACATTGGCATCAAATACCAAATTTAAAATTCTCAAACAACCTAGTAGTGAGGCTTGGCTCCAACAAACTCTCGCCAATCTAGATGTTGTTTTACTCGATCATTCCCACTGCGAACGCAAAGCGGCAGGAGCGGCAATTAATTTGATGTTTCGCTATCCCGCCCATCATCACTTAGTCAGACAGTTAACAGCGATCGCCAAAGAAGAATTAGAGCATTTTGAGTTAGTCAATCAATGGCTGGAAACCAGAAAAATTTCCCTGGCTCCTTTAAACTCTCCTCCCTACGGAGCAAAATTAAAATCTCAAATTCGCCATGCCGAACCAGAACGGTTGCTAGATTCTCTAATGGTTTCGGCTCTAATTGAAGCGCGATCGCATGAAAGATTGAATTTAATAGCCGAACACTGTCCAGAGCGCGATTTAGCTAAATTTTATCGCAGTTTAGTAGCATCAGAAGCCCGTCACTACGGTATTTATTGGTTATTAGCCGACCGCTACAGCGAACGAGAGATATTGAATCAACGTTTAGAAGAATTGGCAACTTTTGAAAGCGAAATATTAGCTACTTTACATCCAGAACCGAGAATACATAGTTAA
- a CDS encoding metallophosphoesterase family protein gives MTNHRQIVIGDVHGHYDTLITLLDLISPNSDDEIYFLGDLIDRGPKSAQVVELAIANNYKCLRGNHEEMLLNVVGSGEVSMDLYQSWLYSGGHATVSSYNSKIPQEHIDWMKNLPLYLDLGEYWLVHAGVHPQIPLGEQSSAQFCWIRNEFHGNKQPFFEDKQIITGHTITFTLPGVEPGQIAAGPGWLDIETGAYHHHSGWMTALDMTHKKVYQANSQDGRVRIMPLNKAIAYIDYSGGRFRRILKRV, from the coding sequence ATGACCAATCACCGCCAAATCGTAATTGGTGACGTACACGGACACTACGACACCTTGATTACTTTGTTAGACTTAATTTCTCCCAACAGCGACGATGAAATTTACTTTCTGGGCGATTTAATCGATCGAGGACCTAAAAGCGCACAGGTAGTAGAATTAGCAATTGCTAATAATTATAAATGTCTGCGAGGTAATCACGAAGAAATGTTGCTTAATGTCGTCGGTAGTGGAGAAGTTTCGATGGATCTCTATCAAAGTTGGCTTTATAGCGGCGGTCATGCTACGGTTAGCAGTTACAACAGCAAAATTCCCCAGGAACACATTGACTGGATGAAAAATTTGCCGCTTTACCTGGATTTAGGAGAGTATTGGTTAGTTCATGCGGGCGTGCATCCTCAGATACCTTTAGGAGAACAGTCTTCCGCACAGTTTTGCTGGATTAGAAATGAATTTCACGGTAACAAACAGCCGTTTTTTGAAGACAAACAAATTATTACGGGTCACACTATCACTTTCACACTTCCAGGAGTCGAACCAGGTCAAATAGCAGCAGGTCCTGGCTGGTTGGATATTGAAACTGGAGCTTATCATCATCATAGTGGTTGGATGACCGCTTTAGACATGACTCACAAAAAAGTCTATCAGGCAAATAGCCAAGACGGTAGGGTTAGGATTATGCCCCTCAATAAAGCAATCGCCTATATCGACTATAGCGGCGGTAGGTTTAGACGCATACTTAAAAGAGTCTAA
- a CDS encoding GNAT family N-acetyltransferase encodes MDKIYGEFRVRDWQQRDRDSAARVIRQVLSEYGLPWQPEDADRDAVEVEASYLATGGEFWVVERANKIVGTAGYYPTTRGEKAVEIRKMYLLPEVRGRGLGKYLLRELETAIMRRNYAQIWLETATVLVEAVKLYQSFGYQPATGIETERCDLVYVKKLSINNKP; translated from the coding sequence ATGGATAAAATTTATGGCGAGTTTCGAGTTAGAGATTGGCAACAGCGCGATCGCGACTCAGCAGCGCGAGTAATTCGACAAGTATTGAGTGAATATGGTTTACCCTGGCAACCAGAAGATGCCGATCGCGATGCAGTAGAAGTAGAAGCGTCATATCTGGCGACTGGAGGAGAATTTTGGGTTGTCGAACGGGCAAACAAAATTGTTGGAACGGCAGGATATTATCCCACTACTAGAGGCGAAAAAGCGGTAGAAATTCGTAAAATGTATTTATTGCCCGAAGTAAGAGGCAGAGGATTGGGTAAATATTTATTGCGAGAATTGGAAACAGCCATAATGCGGCGCAATTACGCACAAATTTGGCTCGAAACGGCTACGGTATTAGTTGAAGCCGTAAAACTCTATCAAAGCTTTGGTTATCAACCCGCTACGGGAATAGAAACCGAACGGTGCGATTTGGTGTATGTTAAGAAATTGAGTATAAACAACAAACCATAA